A window of Apium graveolens cultivar Ventura chromosome 8, ASM990537v1, whole genome shotgun sequence contains these coding sequences:
- the LOC141680269 gene encoding uncharacterized protein LOC141680269 — MPLYPEVGGSGHSNRSEAQGRTPQYIRGLLLFQRIKNSLDLILKETLNHRMMMLLQEGGLLDLSQAFIKQFISGRVHEKSSASLMGIVRGGKESLREYLNRFMKEALKVPDLDDKVAMIALQQGTRDEFFKMSLAKRPPESMLQLQDRAGKYIKVEESMKKTAVNNEPTGNKKRKMDQEYDAKDKYPRIAKSSDSSSSKKNQQPRQLKDEIEYLIRRGKFGHFTKGEEAGGQKRDNDRKDDDRRGNDRNRNPQPRGPVINMISGGPTTTGTIRNSRKVYAREVMCIVGEPSKRSKSEMTFEFGDPDLEGLKFPQDDTLVITPIIGNCLVMRVLVDNRAYVDILFHGTFIRMGYNDSQLTPSDAPIYDFNHMECKVEGAIQLPLTIGEEPREATQMLNFQVIKATSTYNAITGRTGIHAFKAVPSTYHMVLKFPTRNGVGESRGDHKMAHGCYVAALRPDETGGQVLPIEDMDVRENDEP; from the exons atgcctctataccccgAAGTTGGAGGGAGTGGACACTCTAataggagtgaagcacaaggACGGACGCCGCAGTACATACGTGGCTTGCTCCTATTccagaggatcaagaattctctggaccttaTACTGAAAGAGACTCTGAATCATCGGATGATGATGTTGCTCCAAGAAGGAGGCCtgctg GACTTGAGCCAAGCTTTTATCAAGCAATTCATAAGTGGCAGAGTGCACGAGAAGAGTTCAGCATCTCTCATGGGCATAGTCCGAGGAGGGAAGGAGTCCCTGAGAGAATATCTGAATCGATTTATGAAGGAGGCTTTGAAAGTCCCTGATCTTGATGATAAAGTAGCTATGATAGCCCTGCAGCAAGGGACTAGAGACGAAttctttaagatgtccttggctaaGCGCCCTCCCGAaagtatgttgcagctccaggatagagCCGGGAAATATATTAAGGTGGAGGAGAGTATGAAGAAGACAGCTGTGAATAACGAACCTACTGGAAACAAGAAGAGGAAGATGGATCAGGAGTACgacgctaaggacaagtatccacGAATTGCAAAAAGCTCTGACTCCTCCTCGTCTAAGAAGAATCAGCAACCAAG GCAACTTaaggatgagattgagtatcTGATTCGGAGGGGAAAGTTTGGACAtttcaccaagggtgaagaggccggaggccaaaagagagataatgatcgAAAAGATGATGATCGAAGGGGTAACGACAGAAATCGCAACCCACAGCCCCGAGGGCCAGTAATCAATATGATCTCAGGAGGACCTACAACAACTGGTACTATAAGGAACTCCCGAAAAGTTTATGCAAGAGAAGTAATGTGCATAGTTGGAGAGCCATCTAAGCGTTCTAAGTCAGAGATGACGTTTGAATTTGGTGACccagaccttgaaggtttgaaatttcctcaggATGATACTCTGGTTATCACTCCGATAATTGGAAATTGTCTTGTTATGAGGGTCCTAGTGGATAATAGAGCTTACGTGGACATTCTGTTCCATGGCACATTCATAAGGATGGGCtacaatgattctcaactaactcCATCTGATGCACCCATCTACGATTTCAACCATATGGAATGCAAAGTCGAAGGAGCAATACAACTTCCCCTAACTATCGGGGAAGAGCCCAGGGAGGCCACACAGATGTTGAACTTTCAGGTTATCAAGGCAACCTCTACCTACAATGCTATCACGGGTAGAACAGGGATCCATGCTTTTAAGGCTGTGCCCTCAACCTACCATATGGTACTGAAGTTCCCAACTAGGAATGGTGTTGGAGAATCAAGGGGAGATCATAAAATGGCCCACGGTTGCTATGTTGCAGCACTTAGGCCCGATGAAACCGGGGGGCAGGTCCTccccatagaagacatggatgtccgAGAGAATGATGAACCGTGA